The following are encoded together in the Chiloscyllium plagiosum isolate BGI_BamShark_2017 chromosome 19, ASM401019v2, whole genome shotgun sequence genome:
- the LOC122559757 gene encoding ras-related protein Rab-21 isoform X3 encodes MASAGAGGGKTYSFKVVLLGEGCVGKTSLVLRYCENKFNDKHITTLQASFLTKKLNIGGKRVNIAIWDTAGQERFHALGPIYYRDSNGAILVYDITDEDSFQKVKNWVKELRKMLGNDISLCIVGNKLDLEKDRHVSVEEAEVYAESVGAKHFHTSAKLNKGIEELFLDLCKRMIETAQAEERAKGNGNGQSANTRRGVQIVDDEPQQQSSGGCCS; translated from the exons ATGGCGAGTGCCGGCGCTGGAGGCGGTAAAACCTATTCGTTTAAAGTTGTCCTGCTGGGGGAAGGATGTGTGGGAAAGACGTCTCTGGTGTTGAGATATTGTGAGAACAAATTCAACGATAAGCACATCACTACACTCCAG GCATCATTCTTGACCAAAAAACTGAATATCGGAGGCAAAAGAGTAAATATTGCAATTTGG gatacagcaggtcaggaaaggTTCCATGCTTTGGGTCCGATATATTACAGAGATTCTAATGGAGCCATATTAGTGTATGATATCACAGATGAAGACTCATTTCAGAAG GTGAAAAATTGGGTGAAAGAATTGCGGAAAATGTTAGGAAATGATATTTCTTTATGCATTGTAG GTAACAAATTAGACCTTGAAAAGGATCGTCATGTATCAGTTGAAGAAGCAGAGGT GTACGCTGAATCAGTTGGAGCAAAACACTTCCATACGTCGGCTAAGTTGAACAAGGGAATTGAAGAACTATTTCTTGACCTTTGTAAAA GAATGATAGAAACAGCCCAAGCTGAAGAAAGGGCAAAAGGTAATGGCAATGGCCAATCTGCAAACACAAGAAGAGGTGTACAGATAGTTGATGATGAACCCCAACaacagagcagtggaggctgcTGTTCTTAA
- the LOC122559757 gene encoding ras-related protein Rab-21 isoform X4, with translation MASAGAGGGKTYSFKVVLLGEGCVGKTSLVLRYCENKFNDKHITTLQASFLTKKLNIGGKRVNIAIWDTAGQERFHALGPIYYRDSNGAILVYDITDEDSFQKVKNWVKELRKMLGNDISLCIVGNKLDLEKDRHVSVEEAEVYAESVGAKHFHTSAKLNKGIEELFLDLCKILFLTYFQE, from the exons ATGGCGAGTGCCGGCGCTGGAGGCGGTAAAACCTATTCGTTTAAAGTTGTCCTGCTGGGGGAAGGATGTGTGGGAAAGACGTCTCTGGTGTTGAGATATTGTGAGAACAAATTCAACGATAAGCACATCACTACACTCCAG GCATCATTCTTGACCAAAAAACTGAATATCGGAGGCAAAAGAGTAAATATTGCAATTTGG gatacagcaggtcaggaaaggTTCCATGCTTTGGGTCCGATATATTACAGAGATTCTAATGGAGCCATATTAGTGTATGATATCACAGATGAAGACTCATTTCAGAAG GTGAAAAATTGGGTGAAAGAATTGCGGAAAATGTTAGGAAATGATATTTCTTTATGCATTGTAG GTAACAAATTAGACCTTGAAAAGGATCGTCATGTATCAGTTGAAGAAGCAGAGGT GTACGCTGAATCAGTTGGAGCAAAACACTTCCATACGTCGGCTAAGTTGAACAAGGGAATTGAAGAACTATTTCTTGACCTTTGTAAAA ttttgTTTTTGACCTATTTTCAGGAATGA